One Bemisia tabaci chromosome 7, PGI_BMITA_v3 DNA window includes the following coding sequences:
- the LOC109035823 gene encoding uncharacterized protein, whose protein sequence is MDMMAEQGAALQLLNQELVKHIEELKRRKLYLQKCIRDDERVKCQLETEMMSLSARLQEIIVRLEHKTAAFNDVNTAISEAECAFDKILHSSQALLSVIVEEKNNIIKAIDSDCDICSRDDDCC, encoded by the exons ATGGATATGATGGCCGAACAAGGAGCAGCCCTTCAGCTCCTAAATCAGGAGCTGGTCAAAC atatcGAGGAGTTAAAGCGACGGAAACTgtatttacaaaaatgtatacGAGATGACGAAAGGGTCAAGTGTCAGTTAGAGACAGAAATGATGTCTTTGTCTGCAAGGCTTCAAGAAATAATTGTGCGACTGGAGCATAAGACAGCTGCCTTTAATGACGTGAACACAGCCATATCTGAAGCAGAGTGTGCCTTTGATAAG ATCTTGCACAGTTCTCAAGCCTTACTCAGTGTTATCGTCGAGGAGAAGAACAATATCATCAAGGCCATCGATTCTGACTGTGATATTTGCAGCCGTGATGATGATTGCTGTTGA